A region from the Hydrogenimonas sp. genome encodes:
- a CDS encoding malonyl CoA-acyl carrier protein transacylase, with protein MTKTAFLFPGQGSQAAGMGKSFVEHSPDAAQMLEAASERLKTDMAYLLFEPNDLLEQTRYTQPAILLVSMMAYRLFQKEIPDAPAFALGHSLGEFSALSAVGAIDWLDAVELVHLRGELMQRACEGIEAGMMVVLGVADEDVEAICHDARQEGKKVWPANYNADGQIVIAGIKSDLQSIEEPLKAAKARRVMLLNMSVASHCPLLEPAVAPLVEALKEKLNDTFAAAVISNVTAKAYNTKPEAIDLLGRQLVFPVLYKQSIRGNDDLVERYIEFGHGGVLKGLNRRTTKKPTLTVSDYDSLGAVIEEVAQERK; from the coding sequence ATGACAAAAACAGCTTTTCTTTTCCCCGGACAGGGATCCCAGGCCGCAGGGATGGGAAAATCGTTCGTGGAACATTCACCCGATGCGGCGCAGATGCTCGAAGCCGCTAGTGAGCGGCTTAAAACGGATATGGCGTATCTGCTCTTCGAGCCTAACGATCTACTTGAGCAGACACGATATACCCAGCCGGCTATCCTTCTGGTCTCTATGATGGCATACAGACTCTTTCAGAAAGAGATTCCCGATGCTCCCGCATTCGCACTCGGTCACTCTCTGGGTGAGTTTTCGGCTCTTTCGGCCGTAGGCGCAATAGATTGGCTGGATGCCGTTGAGCTTGTGCATCTTCGCGGAGAGCTCATGCAAAGAGCGTGCGAAGGTATAGAGGCGGGAATGATGGTCGTTCTCGGCGTCGCCGATGAGGATGTGGAGGCTATATGCCACGATGCCCGCCAGGAGGGGAAAAAGGTGTGGCCCGCGAACTATAATGCAGACGGTCAGATTGTCATAGCCGGAATCAAGAGCGATCTTCAAAGCATCGAAGAGCCTCTCAAAGCCGCCAAAGCGCGTCGGGTTATGCTTCTTAACATGTCGGTAGCCAGCCACTGCCCTCTTCTGGAGCCGGCCGTTGCGCCGCTGGTGGAGGCTCTGAAAGAGAAGCTGAACGATACATTCGCGGCTGCTGTAATTTCAAACGTCACCGCCAAAGCCTACAATACAAAACCGGAAGCTATAGATCTGCTTGGGCGTCAGCTTGTCTTCCCGGTTCTTTACAAACAGTCCATAAGAGGCAACGACGACCTAGTAGAGAGGTATATCGAGTTCGGTCACGGAGGCGTTCTGAAGGGACTCAACCGCAGAACCACCAAAAAACCGACTCTCACGGTATCTGATTACGATTCGCTCGGGGCTGTTATAGAAGAAGTGGCACAGGAGAGGAAGTGA
- a CDS encoding menaquinone via 6-amino-6-deoxyfutalosine step 2: MPEEIEPILEKLESVKRHEVADNIYYTALYGSLDLVIAYSKIGKVFSALTAATMIERFGVRKMLFSGVAGAISPDLHIGDLIAATRLCQHDLDITAFGHPFGYVPEGKVFVEADPHLLEVAASVAEKRGVKLKRGVVATGDQFVADAERKEWIGKTFGADALEMEGASVAVVCDAWSVPFFILRAISDAADMDAGFDFDTFLKSSAVKSAEFIFAMLDEIDQAK; encoded by the coding sequence ATGCCCGAGGAGATAGAGCCTATTCTCGAAAAACTGGAGAGTGTAAAGCGCCATGAGGTGGCCGACAATATCTACTACACCGCACTCTACGGCTCTTTGGACCTTGTGATTGCATACAGCAAGATAGGCAAAGTCTTTTCGGCACTTACGGCTGCAACGATGATAGAGAGATTCGGTGTCAGAAAGATGCTCTTTTCGGGGGTAGCCGGCGCTATAAGTCCCGATCTTCATATAGGCGATCTGATAGCCGCAACCAGGCTCTGTCAGCACGATCTGGATATTACAGCTTTCGGACACCCCTTCGGTTACGTACCCGAAGGGAAGGTCTTTGTCGAAGCTGATCCGCATCTGCTGGAAGTTGCGGCATCGGTCGCAGAGAAACGCGGGGTGAAACTGAAGCGCGGGGTGGTGGCGACCGGCGATCAGTTCGTAGCCGATGCCGAGCGGAAAGAGTGGATCGGCAAAACGTTCGGTGCCGATGCGCTTGAGATGGAGGGTGCATCGGTGGCCGTGGTGTGTGATGCGTGGAGCGTCCCCTTTTTCATTCTCCGCGCAATAAGCGATGCCGCGGATATGGATGCAGGATTCGACTTCGACACATTTCTGAAGAGTTCCGCGGTGAAGAGTGCGGAGTTTATATTTGCGATGCTAGATGAGATCGATCAAGCTAAGTAA
- a CDS encoding maebl: MEHTEKLAVLIDADNAQPSIIDALLAEIAKYGTASVKRIYGDWTLPQLKGWKEVLLTHSIQPIQQFGYTSGKNATDSAMIIDAMDLLYTGNFDGFCIVSSDSDFTKLAARIRESGLTVYGFGEKKTPTPFVSACDKFIFTEVLRAEEVGEETAVPIKRLTAAELKRDRKLIRLLRDAADAASDESGWAHLGTMGSIIAKQSPEFDPRNYGYKKLGELVKATGLFDIEEQVTHRGAKAIYVRNRRYAKSVTSSRNL; this comes from the coding sequence ATGGAACATACAGAGAAACTGGCGGTGCTTATAGATGCGGATAATGCCCAGCCTTCGATCATAGATGCCCTGCTTGCGGAGATCGCCAAGTACGGTACGGCGAGCGTGAAGAGGATCTACGGAGACTGGACTTTGCCTCAGCTGAAGGGTTGGAAGGAGGTTCTTCTGACCCACTCTATCCAGCCTATTCAGCAGTTTGGCTATACGAGCGGTAAAAACGCCACCGACAGCGCGATGATAATAGACGCTATGGATCTTCTTTATACCGGAAACTTCGACGGTTTCTGCATCGTCAGCAGCGACAGCGACTTTACCAAGCTTGCCGCCCGTATACGTGAGTCAGGTCTTACGGTATACGGATTCGGTGAGAAGAAGACTCCCACACCCTTCGTTTCGGCGTGTGACAAGTTTATCTTTACCGAGGTTCTCAGGGCCGAGGAGGTCGGAGAAGAGACGGCAGTGCCGATAAAGAGGCTTACGGCGGCCGAACTTAAACGCGACCGCAAGCTCATACGCCTTCTGAGAGATGCGGCGGATGCCGCCAGCGATGAGAGCGGATGGGCACACCTTGGAACGATGGGGAGCATCATAGCCAAGCAGTCACCGGAGTTCGACCCCCGTAACTACGGCTACAAAAAGCTCGGTGAGCTTGTAAAGGCGACAGGCCTGTTCGATATAGAAGAGCAGGTAACACACCGCGGAGCAAAAGCGATTTATGTAAGGAACAGACGTTACGCAAAAAGCGTAACGTCATCTCGAAATCTCTGA
- a CDS encoding FKBP-type peptidyl-prolyl cis-trans isomerase SlyD: MKIEDNSVVSFNYEVKDAKTGEVVDSNIGQAPLSFITGKQQIIPGLENQMKGMESGDSAEILVTAAEAYGEYNPEAVQNMPREQFAGIELQEGMTLYGQSEDGGTVQVTVKSFDENEVVIDFNHPLAGKDLLFNVTVAEVREPTVNESLSGQVEQPGAEGCGCGTGCGNH; the protein is encoded by the coding sequence ATGAAAATTGAAGACAACAGTGTAGTCTCTTTCAACTATGAAGTTAAAGATGCAAAAACCGGAGAGGTTGTAGACTCCAATATCGGACAGGCCCCTCTTTCGTTCATTACAGGAAAGCAGCAGATCATCCCGGGCCTTGAAAACCAGATGAAGGGTATGGAGAGCGGTGATAGCGCCGAGATTCTCGTAACTGCCGCCGAAGCGTACGGTGAATACAATCCAGAGGCTGTACAGAATATGCCGCGCGAGCAGTTCGCCGGAATCGAGCTCCAGGAGGGTATGACCCTCTACGGACAGAGTGAAGACGGGGGTACGGTTCAGGTAACCGTCAAGAGTTTCGATGAAAACGAGGTCGTCATTGACTTCAACCACCCGCTTGCCGGCAAAGATCTGCTCTTCAACGTCACTGTGGCCGAGGTTCGTGAACCGACTGTAAACGAGTCTCTTAGTGGACAGGTCGAACAGCCGGGTGCTGAAGGTTGCGGTTGCGGCACAGGATGTGGGAACCATTAA
- a CDS encoding outer membrane lipoprotein omp16 precursor — protein MKKSLIFALAAAALLMSGCAQKKPEVDMTTQETSEKAAPEVTEADSGVSSVVGTEEAGELTTLPERSGMEKIKELEASAKKIYFDFDKYNIRPDQEPRVDEDAKLFSSDAAKDLTIKIEGNCDEWGTDEYNYALGLRRAKSVRDALAIKGIDESRMIMVSYGESNPVCTEHTKECWAKNRRVEFELLP, from the coding sequence ATGAAAAAGAGTCTAATATTTGCCTTGGCGGCAGCGGCACTGCTGATGAGCGGTTGTGCCCAAAAGAAACCTGAAGTAGACATGACGACACAGGAGACAAGCGAGAAAGCTGCACCGGAAGTGACTGAAGCGGATAGCGGCGTAAGCAGTGTAGTAGGAACAGAGGAGGCTGGTGAACTTACGACTCTGCCGGAAAGATCCGGCATGGAGAAGATCAAAGAGCTTGAAGCGAGTGCGAAAAAGATCTATTTCGACTTCGACAAGTACAACATCCGTCCCGATCAGGAGCCGCGTGTCGATGAAGATGCGAAACTCTTCTCTTCCGATGCTGCAAAAGATCTCACAATAAAGATCGAAGGCAATTGCGACGAGTGGGGAACCGATGAGTACAACTATGCACTCGGACTCAGGCGTGCGAAGAGTGTCAGGGATGCACTTGCCATAAAAGGAATAGATGAGAGTCGAATGATTATGGTAAGTTACGGCGAGAGTAATCCGGTATGTACCGAGCATACAAAAGAGTGCTGGGCCAAGAACAGACGTGTAGAGTTTGAACTTCTTCCGTAA
- a CDS encoding glutamate synthase [NADPH] large chain encodes MDLLTGFKDNCGFGLVANIDNRASHELLEDAIHALERMMHRGAIAADGKSGDGSGLLLSMPRKFMEKVAKKEDIALPKQYAVAQIFYKNSENLKIFEEYCSRNDLRVLFIREVPVNTDALGEQALKTLPSIVQIFVTPNSLMATKRFEALVYLTRRETENRLKDDPDFYIPSFSEHVISYKGLVMPTHIKEFYPDLNDPDFEISFSLFHQRFSTNTLPQWRLAQPFRMIAHNGEINSVEANRFNVIAKCESIKSEVFTDEEIKRLLPLLQEGSSDSASLDNFFEFLRVNGMDIFKAVRAVIPAPWQNAPHMDANLRAFYEYMSTCFEAWDGPAAVSYTDGRYIGCVLDRNGLRPAKYIVTKDRRLIISSEYGVIDLDEDNVVERGSLQSGEMIGLDLKYGTILKNEQIDEYLKNANPYAEWLNDQMVYLQEYVEKPFDNLERYNLDCMIEKQRYFNITQEVIDQIIEPMVKDGKEPTGSMGDDTPMAAFSGVQRNFTDFFKQKFAQVTNPPIDPIREKVVMSINTGFGEIHNILDEDPDHAQRLKTTSPILTFEKLEVLKSFGDENHPRFKPYYKNRTYSTTYEENLKGSLEDLVYDIIQDVKNDGVRIVILDDRGVNEKLKSIPMVMAVGRLNYALLDEGVRHLVSIVSITGEVIDSHSTACLLAYGASAVYPYMLYATVYRLLSKHSLSDYEMRNEFKKVHSALGAGILKIMSKMGISTVASYRNSALFDVLGLSTDVVEDCFRFSHALVPGLGYSDIEERIERYHKDAFEHEHLRKLFPLNVGGFYKYIDRGEYHDFAPNTMKAIRQASITGKREDFMLLKNIIENRGKKMIRDFFEIRSDRKPIPVEQVEPVESIFKRFASAAMSLGSISPEAHESIAEAMNRIGAQSNSGEGGEDASRFGTIKNSKIKQIASGRFGVTPAYLRSAEEIQIKVAQGAKPGEGGQLPGHKVTALIARLRHTMPGVTLISPPPHHDIYSIEDLAQLIFDLKQVNPDATITVKLVSTAGVGTIAAGVAKAYADKIIISGGDGGTGAAALGSIKFAGNPWEIGLSEAHNALKANHLRQNVHLQTDGGLKTGMDIVKAALLGAESYAFGTGALAMVGCKMLRICHLNRCSVGIATQEPMLREHYEGNVERLVNYFTLLAEDVREIMASLGYERLEDMIGRSDLLKVIDDDFAAKFDFSSILMRLDGPDTCLVESNEPFDSNEFEKDLLKEVSPAIQNPSNRVVVKRDICNLNRSFGARISGEIAKYYGDSGLPEDTIDIRLKGITGQSLGAFLIDGVSLRVDGVANDYVGKGMNGGKIIVSPRIQGEQFSAAGNTCLYGATGGKLFVAGSVGERFAVRNSGALAVVEGTGDHACEYMTGGVVVILGSTGVNFGAGMTGGLAFVYDTEHTFVENINQELVEAHRIDTDDTDEARHYLKKLLKEYYNETGSEKAKRILDSFRMEIRNFWMVRPKELRKVPLNLDEGE; translated from the coding sequence ATGGATTTATTGACAGGTTTTAAAGACAACTGCGGATTCGGCCTGGTTGCCAACATAGACAACAGGGCGAGTCATGAGCTGTTGGAAGATGCTATCCATGCGCTCGAGAGAATGATGCACCGCGGCGCGATCGCGGCTGACGGGAAGAGCGGAGACGGCAGCGGGCTTCTTCTCTCCATGCCAAGAAAGTTCATGGAGAAGGTGGCGAAAAAGGAGGATATAGCTCTTCCGAAGCAGTATGCCGTAGCCCAGATTTTCTACAAAAACAGCGAGAATCTGAAGATATTCGAAGAGTACTGCTCAAGAAACGACCTGCGGGTACTCTTTATCCGTGAGGTTCCGGTCAACACCGATGCACTCGGGGAGCAGGCTCTCAAGACTCTCCCCTCCATCGTGCAGATATTCGTAACTCCAAACTCCCTTATGGCTACGAAGCGCTTCGAAGCGCTGGTCTACCTTACAAGAAGAGAGACGGAAAACCGTCTGAAAGATGATCCGGATTTCTATATTCCCAGTTTTTCGGAGCATGTGATCAGCTACAAGGGTCTGGTGATGCCGACCCATATAAAAGAGTTCTATCCCGACCTGAACGACCCGGATTTCGAGATAAGCTTCTCACTTTTCCATCAGCGCTTTTCCACAAACACCCTTCCGCAGTGGAGGCTTGCACAGCCTTTCAGGATGATAGCCCACAACGGTGAGATCAACTCCGTCGAGGCCAACAGATTCAACGTGATTGCCAAGTGCGAATCTATAAAATCGGAGGTCTTTACCGACGAGGAGATAAAGAGGCTGCTGCCCCTGCTTCAGGAGGGCTCTAGCGACAGTGCCAGCCTAGACAACTTCTTCGAATTCCTGCGCGTGAACGGGATGGATATATTCAAGGCGGTGCGGGCCGTCATTCCGGCTCCGTGGCAGAACGCCCCACATATGGACGCCAACCTGCGTGCCTTCTACGAATATATGAGTACCTGTTTCGAAGCGTGGGACGGTCCGGCGGCCGTCAGCTATACGGATGGACGCTATATCGGCTGTGTTCTCGACAGAAACGGACTCAGGCCTGCCAAGTATATCGTCACGAAAGACCGCCGTCTGATCATCTCCAGCGAATACGGTGTCATAGACCTGGATGAGGATAACGTAGTTGAGCGGGGAAGTCTCCAGTCGGGCGAGATGATAGGACTCGACCTCAAATACGGTACGATCCTGAAAAACGAGCAGATAGACGAGTATCTCAAAAACGCGAACCCGTACGCTGAGTGGCTCAACGACCAGATGGTCTACCTGCAGGAGTATGTCGAGAAGCCATTCGACAATCTGGAGAGGTACAACCTCGACTGTATGATAGAGAAGCAGAGGTACTTCAACATTACGCAGGAGGTGATCGACCAGATCATCGAACCGATGGTCAAAGACGGGAAAGAGCCTACCGGCTCGATGGGTGACGACACTCCTATGGCGGCCTTCTCCGGTGTGCAGAGAAACTTCACCGACTTCTTCAAGCAGAAGTTCGCACAGGTGACCAATCCGCCTATAGACCCGATAAGAGAGAAGGTTGTGATGAGTATAAACACCGGCTTCGGAGAGATTCACAACATACTCGACGAAGATCCGGACCATGCACAGCGCCTAAAGACCACATCACCGATTCTGACCTTCGAAAAGCTGGAGGTACTCAAGAGTTTCGGAGATGAAAACCATCCGCGCTTCAAACCCTACTACAAGAACAGAACATACTCCACGACCTACGAGGAGAATCTGAAAGGGAGCCTTGAAGATCTTGTCTACGACATCATTCAGGATGTCAAGAACGACGGCGTGAGAATCGTTATTCTCGATGACAGGGGAGTGAACGAGAAGCTGAAGAGCATCCCGATGGTGATGGCCGTGGGCAGGCTCAACTACGCTCTTTTGGATGAGGGTGTCCGCCACCTGGTGAGCATCGTCTCGATTACCGGTGAAGTCATAGATTCACACTCGACCGCATGTCTGCTCGCATACGGCGCTTCGGCGGTCTACCCCTATATGCTCTATGCAACGGTCTACAGGCTTCTTTCGAAGCACTCACTAAGCGACTACGAGATGAGAAACGAGTTCAAAAAGGTCCACTCCGCGCTGGGTGCGGGAATTTTGAAGATCATGTCCAAGATGGGAATCTCCACGGTAGCCTCATACCGCAACTCAGCGCTTTTCGATGTTCTGGGGCTCTCCACCGACGTAGTCGAGGATTGCTTCAGATTCTCCCACGCACTCGTACCTGGGCTGGGTTACAGTGATATAGAGGAGAGGATAGAGAGATACCACAAAGACGCATTCGAGCATGAGCATCTGCGAAAGCTCTTTCCGCTCAATGTCGGGGGATTCTACAAATATATCGACAGAGGGGAGTACCACGACTTCGCTCCCAATACGATGAAGGCGATTAGACAGGCATCGATTACCGGAAAGCGCGAAGACTTCATGCTTCTGAAAAATATCATAGAGAATCGCGGCAAGAAGATGATACGCGACTTTTTCGAGATCAGAAGCGACCGCAAACCGATACCGGTAGAGCAGGTGGAGCCGGTCGAGTCGATCTTCAAGCGCTTTGCGAGTGCCGCGATGAGCCTCGGGTCTATATCTCCGGAGGCTCATGAGAGTATAGCTGAAGCGATGAACCGCATAGGTGCGCAATCCAACAGCGGCGAAGGCGGTGAAGACGCATCGAGGTTCGGTACTATAAAAAACTCGAAGATCAAGCAGATAGCTTCCGGCCGCTTCGGTGTGACCCCCGCCTACCTTCGCAGTGCGGAAGAGATCCAGATAAAGGTGGCGCAGGGTGCGAAACCGGGAGAGGGCGGACAGCTTCCGGGCCACAAGGTTACGGCTCTCATAGCGAGACTGCGACACACTATGCCGGGTGTCACACTGATATCTCCCCCTCCCCATCACGACATCTACTCGATAGAGGATCTTGCACAGCTGATATTCGACCTCAAGCAGGTGAATCCGGATGCGACCATCACGGTGAAGCTGGTCTCTACAGCGGGGGTAGGAACCATCGCCGCGGGCGTCGCCAAGGCGTATGCCGACAAGATCATCATCTCCGGAGGTGACGGAGGAACCGGAGCCGCCGCTCTCGGTTCCATCAAGTTCGCGGGCAACCCGTGGGAGATCGGCCTATCCGAAGCGCATAACGCTCTCAAGGCGAACCATCTCCGCCAGAATGTCCACCTCCAGACGGACGGCGGCCTGAAGACCGGTATGGATATCGTGAAAGCGGCTCTTCTGGGGGCCGAGAGTTACGCCTTCGGAACCGGTGCGCTGGCGATGGTAGGGTGTAAGATGCTGAGAATCTGCCATCTCAACCGCTGCAGCGTAGGTATCGCCACCCAGGAACCGATGCTCAGAGAGCATTATGAGGGGAATGTGGAGCGTCTTGTCAACTACTTCACCCTTCTTGCGGAGGATGTACGGGAGATAATGGCTTCACTAGGGTACGAGCGGCTCGAAGATATGATAGGCAGAAGCGATCTTCTGAAGGTGATAGATGACGATTTCGCGGCCAAATTCGACTTCAGTTCGATTCTGATGAGACTGGACGGGCCCGACACCTGCCTTGTCGAGTCGAACGAGCCGTTCGACTCCAACGAGTTTGAAAAAGATCTCCTCAAAGAGGTTTCACCGGCGATACAGAACCCGAGCAACAGAGTTGTGGTAAAACGTGACATATGCAACCTGAACAGGAGCTTCGGCGCCCGTATCAGCGGTGAAATAGCGAAATATTACGGAGATTCCGGACTTCCGGAAGATACCATAGATATCCGTCTGAAAGGTATTACGGGGCAGTCGCTCGGAGCCTTCCTGATAGATGGAGTCAGCCTGCGTGTAGACGGTGTAGCCAACGACTACGTAGGGAAGGGAATGAACGGCGGCAAGATCATAGTCTCTCCCAGGATACAGGGAGAGCAGTTCTCCGCCGCGGGAAATACATGTCTCTACGGAGCTACCGGCGGAAAGCTCTTTGTGGCAGGAAGCGTCGGTGAGAGATTCGCCGTAAGAAACTCCGGTGCACTGGCGGTAGTCGAAGGTACCGGTGACCATGCGTGCGAGTATATGACCGGCGGGGTTGTCGTGATTCTCGGAAGCACAGGTGTCAACTTCGGTGCGGGTATGACCGGCGGGCTCGCGTTCGTATACGATACGGAGCACACTTTCGTCGAAAATATCAACCAGGAGCTGGTAGAGGCGCACAGAATAGATACGGACGATACGGACGAAGCGCGCCACTACCTGAAGAAACTTCTCAAAGAGTATTACAATGAGACGGGAAGTGAAAAAGCCAAAAGAATTCTTGATAGTTTCCGCATGGAGATACGCAACTTCTGGATGGTGAGGCCGAAAGAGTTGCGAAAAGTACCGTTGAATCTGGATGAGGGAGAGTAA
- a CDS encoding tRNA(Cytosine32)-2-thiocytidine synthetase — protein sequence MRSIKLSKKILRAAGRANAKYGLIGEGDRVLVGLSGGKDSLTLVHLLKHMQRHAPFEFEFKAVTVRYGMPGEIYDALEEHCRIYEIPHEVYDTNIFEVAQDTIRENSSFCSYFSRMRRGALYTKAEEGGYNKVALGHHLDDAAESFFMNMIYNGTLRSMAPIYKSGRGFHVIRPLLWVRERQTRAFVEENGIAAIGDEACPAMRMKVKMPHARESTKRMLEEWEERFPDLFKRFKAAFSHLQPESFMDEKFLDK from the coding sequence ATGAGATCGATCAAGCTAAGTAAAAAGATTCTTCGCGCTGCCGGCAGGGCGAACGCGAAGTATGGACTCATAGGAGAGGGCGACCGTGTGCTCGTAGGTCTGAGCGGAGGCAAAGACTCACTAACGCTCGTACATCTTCTCAAGCATATGCAGCGACATGCACCCTTCGAGTTCGAATTCAAAGCTGTGACCGTACGCTACGGAATGCCGGGAGAGATTTACGATGCGCTCGAAGAGCACTGCCGCATATATGAGATACCGCACGAGGTCTACGATACGAACATATTCGAGGTGGCGCAGGATACGATTCGAGAAAACAGCTCTTTTTGCAGCTACTTTTCAAGAATGAGAAGGGGTGCGCTCTATACCAAAGCCGAAGAGGGCGGGTACAACAAGGTAGCGTTGGGACACCATCTCGACGATGCGGCCGAGAGCTTTTTCATGAATATGATCTACAACGGGACTCTACGCTCGATGGCCCCCATATATAAAAGCGGCCGCGGCTTTCATGTGATAAGGCCGCTGCTGTGGGTAAGGGAGCGCCAGACGAGGGCTTTTGTCGAGGAGAACGGCATAGCCGCAATAGGGGATGAAGCGTGCCCGGCTATGAGGATGAAGGTCAAAATGCCGCATGCGAGGGAGAGTACTAAACGGATGCTGGAGGAGTGGGAGGAGCGTTTTCCCGACCTCTTTAAAAGGTTCAAGGCTGCCTTCAGCCATCTTCAGCCGGAATCTTTTATGGATGAGAAGTTTCTTGATAAGTAG
- a CDS encoding TPR repeat containing exported protein, producing the protein MRKISFLLPLLLSTSFCAMQEPSAFGAGDLDSPEPYGLTEDERHILKNRQAIEALQKTLLKQQQIVQENRERIDGLQSIIEGWNGRIRSFEKSMRRIEDMNRSISDLETKTEILAKTQSENFEQIQTVLRELGALIDSINGKYVDKERFDRLERAFLEFKEAYDSFMKKADLSSKSNAEIFKEAKALFRKKSYSDAKRYFAHLIKNHYKPATSNYYLGEIAYRNGRYKDAIAYYKKSASLYDKSSFMPTLLLHTAISLQRIGDKEQAREFYNSLISLYPESKAAAIAKKRLEKL; encoded by the coding sequence ATGAGAAAAATCTCTTTTCTTCTCCCGCTGCTCCTGAGTACCTCTTTCTGCGCTATGCAGGAGCCTTCTGCCTTCGGGGCCGGAGATCTCGATTCTCCGGAACCTTACGGTCTCACTGAAGACGAACGGCATATTCTAAAAAACAGGCAGGCTATAGAAGCTCTTCAGAAGACTCTTCTGAAGCAGCAGCAGATTGTTCAGGAGAACCGTGAACGTATAGACGGTCTGCAGAGTATCATCGAAGGCTGGAACGGCAGAATCAGGTCGTTCGAAAAGTCTATGCGCAGAATCGAAGATATGAACCGTTCCATTTCAGACCTCGAGACGAAAACCGAAATACTGGCCAAAACACAGAGCGAAAATTTCGAACAGATACAGACGGTTTTAAGAGAGCTAGGGGCTCTGATAGACTCTATAAACGGAAAGTATGTCGACAAGGAGCGCTTCGACCGCCTGGAGAGAGCTTTTCTCGAGTTTAAAGAGGCGTATGATTCCTTTATGAAAAAGGCCGATCTCAGCAGCAAATCAAATGCTGAAATCTTCAAGGAGGCCAAAGCACTTTTTCGAAAAAAGAGCTATTCGGATGCAAAAAGATACTTCGCCCATCTTATAAAGAATCATTACAAGCCCGCAACGTCCAACTACTATCTGGGAGAGATCGCATACCGCAACGGGCGATACAAGGATGCTATTGCATACTACAAGAAGAGTGCTTCGTTGTACGACAAGAGCAGTTTCATGCCTACGTTGCTGCTTCATACCGCTATATCTCTCCAGCGAATAGGCGACAAGGAGCAGGCAAGAGAGTTTTACAACTCCCTGATAAGCCTGTATCCCGAAAGTAAAGCCGCGGCCATAGCCAAAAAAAGGCTTGAAAAGCTCTAA